A window of Brevibacterium ihuae contains these coding sequences:
- the thyX gene encoding FAD-dependent thymidylate synthase: MRHVEPTVELLARPSIDWDAMKKYLGDVGGLSWAERVEAADSPDGEDLLEFAGRMCYRSWEPGLNPNVSRVRTDSAAYLGNVVSSQHGSVLEHANYTFVLHNVSRVLTHELIRHRAGCAYSQESLRYVRLTEIPFWFPEWAREDEELMERSLAVLDTLEEHQKWMTEHFGLDEAGTDFTHKKHMTSFMRRFAPEGLGTGIVYTANLRSLRHVVEMRTAPGAEEEIRLVFGKVAEIMKAETPAIFADYSVDDGAWQPGTRKA; the protein is encoded by the coding sequence GTGCGCCACGTAGAACCGACCGTCGAACTTCTGGCCCGCCCGTCGATCGACTGGGACGCGATGAAGAAGTACCTCGGCGACGTCGGCGGCCTGTCCTGGGCCGAGCGCGTCGAGGCCGCCGACAGCCCCGACGGGGAGGACCTCCTCGAGTTCGCCGGTCGCATGTGCTACCGCTCGTGGGAGCCGGGACTCAACCCCAACGTGTCCCGGGTGCGCACCGATTCCGCGGCCTACCTCGGCAACGTCGTGTCCTCGCAGCACGGCTCCGTGCTCGAGCACGCGAACTACACCTTCGTCCTCCACAACGTGTCGCGCGTGCTCACCCACGAGCTCATCCGTCACCGCGCCGGCTGCGCCTACTCGCAGGAGTCCCTCCGCTACGTCCGCCTCACCGAGATCCCGTTCTGGTTCCCCGAGTGGGCGCGCGAGGACGAGGAGCTCATGGAGCGCAGCCTCGCGGTCCTCGACACCCTCGAGGAGCACCAGAAGTGGATGACCGAGCACTTCGGCCTCGACGAGGCGGGCACGGACTTCACCCACAAGAAGCACATGACGTCGTTCATGCGGCGCTTCGCCCCCGAGGGACTGGGCACCGGCATCGTCTACACCGCCAACCTCCGCTCACTGCGCCACGTCGTCGAGATGCGCACCGCGCCCGGTGCCGAGGAGGAGATCCGGCTCGTGTTCGGGAAGGTCGCCGAGATCATGAAGGCCGAGACGCCGGCGATCTTCGCCGACTACTCCGTCGATGACGGCGCCTGGCAGCCGGGCACCCGCAAGGCCTGA